The genomic stretch ACGGTTTCGTCGTTATATGCTCAAGTTGTCGATGCGACGACTTGGTGGCTAATTGTGAGCCCTGATGTTGACACCCGTTCTCGAAGTAACCTCGATTCATTGGTCAAGTTACTCAAAGAGCGTGGAAAAGTCCCGTCGAATCACATCCACCGCATCGAAGGCAGCGAGTGCACCCGCGAGGGTATGAAGGTTGTCTTAGACGATCTTGGCAGTGAAATGGGACAGGGCGATCGCCTCATCTTCTACTTTCGTGGATTTGTCACGAAACCGAGAAGATCGAATTCAATTTTCTTCCTTACATATGGAGCAACGCCGGAAAATTTGGAGGCGGCGCTTCAAGACCGTCAACTAAACGGTTGGTTCCGTGAACTGTCCCCAAATAAAGTAATTGTCATCCTTGATGGTTACACCAGAGATCGGAATTTAATGGCTTACTACGGCAATCGTGGGATGCCTGGGTCCGGAGGATTCATATCGATTCAGCGTGCGGCTTTAAGTACAGAAGATCTGTTAGCGAAAACACTATTAGGCGTACTAGGAGCTGACGAAACGGACCTTGATAACAATCGGCAAATCTCTATTGAAGAACTTCACATCTCCCTTACCTCAAATTTGGCTGGACGTGCCTTGCGGCTTATGGAGGGGGTTCTGCTCTCACTAGGAAGGGTCCAAGAGAAGATTTTCCTAAAATTAAGCCCAATGCTCAAAGTTGTAACGGTGCCTGATGGCGCTTCTGTTCTCTTCAATGGCCAAGAGGTAGGCGTAACGCCGCACAGTCTTACTGATAACCTGCAACAGGGAACGTACAACGTAGAAGTCAGTAAACCGGGATATCTGATTCCACCCGCGCGTTCCGTGGAAATTGAACAGGTTCAGGGAGAGTCGATTAATCTTTCATGGGATTTGGATTCCATCGCCGTTCACGGCAGTGTCAAAGCTCCCGATGGCGTCCCTCTTGAGGGAGCAGCAGTGTGGATAGATGGAACGGTGTATGCACAGAATCCGCTATACCTCAAGGCAGATGGACAGTATCAACTGTTGGCTAATATAGCTAACGTTACATCTCAATCAGGTCAATCGAATAAAAGAGTGCTGGAATCGGGTAAAACGTACACTTTGCGCGCTGCAAGCGATGCACTCTATCACGCGGAGGCAAATTTTACACTCGCCCCACACGAATCCGTTGAGCGTAACCTGATCCTTAGCAAAAAGACGTGGTTTGAAGTTGCTCAGATGCAGTTCGATCGAAACGCGTACGAGGAAGCAATTGCCGCATTCCAAAATGGTATTGAGGAAACTATCGAATTTCCGCCGATGTCTCCGGAGTTTACCAAATTACTCTTCGACTCCTTTTCAGAGGTAGTGGATAAGGTAAACGTCCAAAACATCGCTTACGTCGTTGTAACAGCAAAACTAGCAGATAGACTTAATCTTCAAGAAGAATCCAAGGTTTACTGGGCGCAGGTAAAATTGCAGGCGGCAAAAGGTTCGACATTTCATAAACTCGCGACAGAGCGATTACGGGAGCTTAACTGGGGGCGTCGAATAATTAATATCGGTGTCTTGGTCTTATTTATTGTGCTGTTAATTTCTGGAGGATATGCTATTCGTAGGGCGCTTCTGCGTGCCAAAACGTAATGTTGATTAGATTTCAATAACGATGAGGCTTGAGTAGTTGCACCCAATACTTCAACCAGAACTAAACCAAACAACATAGTCTATCGGGAGGATTCAGAGTGTCTTCTATTGAGACACATTGACTGACTTCCGATTTCCCGAATTTTGACGATTTCGGCTACGTTCAAAGCGGTAAAGGGGATAAATTGATGTTCTTTTTTGGCTTTAAGATCTTAGGTCGCGCACAACACCTGCATCTGATTAATCAGCAGAAGAATCTGCGTCGCCAGATCCAAGAGCTTGAGGAAAAACTCAACGCTCTGACAACAGAGAAGGATGAGCTTGAGGCTCGTCATCAGGCGGAAAAATCAGCACTCAATCACCAGTTGGAAACCCTCCGGCAGACGGCGCAGGACCATGAAGAGCTGCAGCAGCGCATTGCGGAAGATATGGAGAGTGTGACCAGAGAGTTTGGACTGAGTTCAAAGCAAATTGAGACACTCTGGGCGGATCGATTAGATCTAGTTGATCTGTATATTGATAAACTGTACTCGCTCGCAAAGGACTTCGGGTGCGCTAACCGGGAGATGAGAAAAAATCGTGGATTGTTCTTATTGCTGATAGACCGCCGAAATATGGATCAGGATAACTTCTCGGAATTCCACGATGGCCAAATCGAACACTTAACAGACGAGCAGTATCAGGGGATTAATCAGCTTCCGCAGATCTTTTCTCCTAAAATTGACGAGATATTCAGCTACATGGGGGAAAAGGTCATATTAAAGGACAAAAGCGGTGAGATTACTGGACATGAAGAACGGGATGGGGCAATATTAATAGATTTGAGTGGGCTTGCCTTTAGATCTCGCGTCATGGTTGAAGGCGTACGAACCCATCGTGTATTCGACAGAGTGGAACGTTTACACAAGGGAAGTGCAAGACATAATGCTGCAATTTACGCTTCGTCGCTTGATGAGGTCATGGTGTCAATTGTGATTAGCGAGGAGACCAGTGAGGTCACACTTTTCCGGGATGGGCGCTTTATAGAAAGCTATGATCCCTACACAGATCAAGGAACGTTGCGTGAAGAAAAAGTGGTGCCCATGAAGCGTAAAGCACCTTCGGAAGAATCAGTAGATATAGAAAT from Candidatus Poribacteria bacterium encodes the following:
- a CDS encoding diadenylate cyclase — its product is MFFFGFKILGRAQHLHLINQQKNLRRQIQELEEKLNALTTEKDELEARHQAEKSALNHQLETLRQTAQDHEELQQRIAEDMESVTREFGLSSKQIETLWADRLDLVDLYIDKLYSLAKDFGCANREMRKNRGLFLLLIDRRNMDQDNFSEFHDGQIEHLTDEQYQGINQLPQIFSPKIDEIFSYMGEKVILKDKSGEITGHEERDGAILIDLSGLAFRSRVMVEGVRTHRVFDRVERLHKGSARHNAAIYASSLDEVMVSIVISEETSEVTLFRDGRFIESYDPYTDQGTLREEKVVPMKRKAPSEESVDIEIEEEETTT
- a CDS encoding PEGA domain-containing protein codes for the protein MKQILVFSVFLIAVSLITVSSLYAQVVDATTWWLIVSPDVDTRSRSNLDSLVKLLKERGKVPSNHIHRIEGSECTREGMKVVLDDLGSEMGQGDRLIFYFRGFVTKPRRSNSIFFLTYGATPENLEAALQDRQLNGWFRELSPNKVIVILDGYTRDRNLMAYYGNRGMPGSGGFISIQRAALSTEDLLAKTLLGVLGADETDLDNNRQISIEELHISLTSNLAGRALRLMEGVLLSLGRVQEKIFLKLSPMLKVVTVPDGASVLFNGQEVGVTPHSLTDNLQQGTYNVEVSKPGYLIPPARSVEIEQVQGESINLSWDLDSIAVHGSVKAPDGVPLEGAAVWIDGTVYAQNPLYLKADGQYQLLANIANVTSQSGQSNKRVLESGKTYTLRAASDALYHAEANFTLAPHESVERNLILSKKTWFEVAQMQFDRNAYEEAIAAFQNGIEETIEFPPMSPEFTKLLFDSFSEVVDKVNVQNIAYVVVTAKLADRLNLQEESKVYWAQVKLQAAKGSTFHKLATERLRELNWGRRIINIGVLVLFIVLLISGGYAIRRALLRAKT